A stretch of DNA from Bacillus alveayuensis:
AAATCATCTCGTGCTAAACGCGGCCTGATCATGTTAAGGGAATTAAAGAAAAATCCTCATCGCATTATACGTTGTTTAATAAGTGACGGAAAGGAAATAGTCTATTTACGTTCTGATAAAGGAATCGAGGAAACGGTTCATGTAAAAGATCTTCGCTTAAATGACCGTTATAGCAATGGTTCATTTTTAATGGATGAAAAAGAAGCAGGTCCAATAATAGAAAGCTGGTTAGAAAAAGAACAGCAATCCGATTAATATAAACATCCCTCTTGTTCTGATGGAATAAGAGGGATGTTTTTACATGTAAATCATGAACGTTTAGAGCTAAAAAATCGAAAAACGCTTGAACGATTTCAATCTTCTGAAACAGATAAAGACTAATAGCTGTGAGTGAGAAACAACATATGAGGAATAAGCGGATCCAAGAAAGTAATTTTATTGATCAAATTTAAAAAAATTCAACAATTATTATGTATTTTTATATAGAATTTTAATTAAATTTTGTGATATAATGCTCCTTGTTCATGTTAAAAAACCTTACATAAAAAAGAAATGCGAAAGGAGATTTTTATGTCTTGGTTACAGTCAATTGTTTCATTTGGAAATAATATTTTATGGAGCTATATTCTCATATATATGCTTATAGGGCTTGGCATTTTCTTTACGATTCAATCAAAATTTGTCCAATTTCGTCACTTTGGAGAAATGTTTCGCCTAATTGCTGAAAGACAAAATCGAAACCAGAAAGGAATTTCTTCTTTACAAGCTTTCTTTGTTAGTGCGGCTTCCCGTGTTGGTACTGGTAACTTAGCGGGTGTTGCGCTAGCGATTGCTTTAGGAGGTCCAGGTGCGGTCTTTTGGATGTGGATGATAGCGATGATTGGAATGGCCTCAAGCTTTGTTGAAAGTACACTTGCACAAGTGTATAAAGTAAAAGATGGAGAAAACTTCAGAGGTGGACCAGCTTATTATATGGAAAAAGCGCTCAATGCCCGCTGGCTTGGAATCATTTTTGCTGTGCTAATTACATTATGCTTTGGGTTGATTTTTAACTCCGTACAGGCCAATACAATTGCTGCTGCTTTTGAAGAAGCATTTTCCATTAACAAATCGGTGATGGCGATTTTGTTAGCCATTTTGACAGCTGTTATTATTTTTGGCGGTATTCAACGTATAGCCAAAGCTGCCCAAATGATCGTTCCAGTTATGGCTTCTATTTACATTCTTGTCGCATTAGTCGTTGTTATTATGAACATTTCTGAACTGCCAAGCATTATCGCACTTATTGTGAAAAGCGCTTTCGGTTTAGAGGAAGTAGCTGGAGGTAGTATGGGGGCAGCCCTTTTATACGGTCTTAAACGTGGTTTATTCTCCAATGAAGCAGGTATGGGAAGTGTACCGAATGCAGCGGCAACAGCGAACGTTTCCCACCCAGCAAAACAAGGATTTATCCAATCTTTAGGCGTGTTTTTCGATACGATCATTATTTGCAGTGCGACTGCCTTTATCATTTTATTATTTGATGTAACTCCTGATCAACAATTAAGTGGTATACAATTAACACAAGCTGCTCTTGCTTCACATATTGGCAGCTGGGCTACAGTATTTGTGGCAATTGCGATTTTCCTTTTTGCCTTTAGCTCAATTATCGGAAACTATTATTATGGTGAAACGAATATCGAGTTTATTCGTGAAAGCAAAATTTGGCTTTTCCTTTATCGGTTAGTCGTTGTTGGGATGGTTGTATTTGGCTCTCTATCTAGTATTCAAATTGTATGGGATTTAGCGGACTTATTTATGGGATTCATGGCAGTGATCAACTTATTCGTGATTACAATTTTATCTAAAATCGCGATCCAAGTGCTACAAGATTATGTAAAGCAGCGTAAAGAAGGAAAAGACCCTGTTTTTAAAGCTTCCCATATTAAAGGATTAAAAAACATTGATGTGTGGGAAGAGAAAAGTGAGACGATTTCATAAACAATAAAATAGAATAGCACCTCTAAAGGTAGATGTGAAAATCAACTACTTTTAGGGGTGTTTTTTTGATAAAGGCTGTTTTCGTAAACTTTGTCGCTTGCCTGGACAGTTGAAAAGCAAAGGTTGTAAAGCAACAATCTTTTAGAAAAGAGCCTTGATAAAAAAGAACATCTCAGCCTTTTTGTTCATAAATAATCGAATTTTAAGATTTAAAAGAAGCATGGTCTTTAAATATCAAACTAAATATTATGTTTACAGAACGATTGAACTTAAAACATATTTATTATCTATTAAGGATTTATTTATTTAAACTGACCATCTATTTACATTATATGATTCTATATAAAAAATTCATTATGTTTTTTTGACGAAAGACACAAAAAAGTATTGAATATAATGAATGTAATAATTATAATAATATTTGAAAAATTCAAAAATTAAAGAAGGGGTGCAGTAAACAGTTCTGTAAGCGTTAACAAAAAATAGGGAGGTTCATATGAAAAATTTCAAAAAAAGCTGGATTATTGTATTTATCCTAATGTTTTTGCTTTCCGCATGTAGTGGAGGGGCGATCAATACAGCTACCTCTGATGAGAAAAAAGAAGAAAAGGAATTAATCAAAATTGGTGCGCTGTTGCCAACAACTGGTGTTTATGCTTCTTTAGGTGAAAATCTCTTAAATGGCATGAATCTTTATTTTGAAGAAAACAATTGGGAGGTAGCTGGGAAAAAATTGAAATAATTCATGAAGATTCAGAGGCTGATCCTCAAGTTTCTCTTAGAAAGCTAAGGAAACTGATGAATCAGGATAAAATTGAAATTCTAACAGGTCCAGTCAGTACAGCAGTTGCCTATGCTATTCGTGATGAGGTTGACAAAAAGAAACTGCCATTTCTTGTTTCTCATGCCGGAGGAAATGATTTGATTAGAAGCAAGCGCAGCGACTATATTTGGCGTTCATCTTTTAGTTCGTGGCAAATTGGTCATTCAATGGGTGAATGGGCATTCGAAAACGTCGGGAAAAAAATGTACTTAACAGCTGCCGACTACGCGTTTGGACATGAAGTTGTCAAGGCATTCAAGGAAGCCTTCACCAAAGCAGGAGGGGAAATTGTCGATGAAGTTTATCCGCCTCTTGGAAACAATGACTATTCTTCATATCTTGCTAAAATGAATAGGGATGACATTGATGGAGTATATGCATTTTTTGCTGGAAGTGATGCGGTTCGGTTTGTACAGCAGTATGAGCAATACGGTTTAAAAGGGAAAATTCCATTAATTGGTTCTGGATGGCTTGTGGCTGAAGATGTCCGCATGCAGCAAGGCACTTCTGGAGAAGGAATAAAATCAACGATGTTTTGGGACTACCATTTAAATACAGAAGAAAATAAAAAGTTCGTTGAGGCTTATGAGAAAAAATACGGTCAAAGACCAAGCATTGAGTCGTTAGAAGGTTATGATGCCGCGATGATTATTGCCAAAGCCATTGAAGCGGTCAACGGAGAGGTTTCTGACCCTGTAAAAGTTGTTGAAGCCATTTCAGAAGTGGAAATAACAAGCCCAAGAGGACCGATCAAGTTTGACAAGGAAACACATAATATTATTCAAGACATGTATATTGTAGAAACAATCATTGAGAATGGATCTACAGAAAATAAAGTGATTGACACAATACGTGAAGTTGCTGATCCAGGAGAATAAAAAAACTTCTTTACGAGAGGCTATCCAAAATGTCAGACCCCACAATACAATATTAGCGATTGAGGTCAGACATATAGGACAGCCTTACTTTTCGAAAAGGAAGATAAATTGAAAGCAGTAAAAGGAGGGGAACTAATGGATACGTTATTTCTGCAAATGATGAATGCCTTAAGCTATGGATTTCTTCTGTTTATTATCACATGTGGTATTACCATTGTCTTTGGAATTCTTGGTGTGTTAAACCTCGCTCACGGGTCTTTGTACCTTCTCGCCTCTTATATTGGGTATTCGATGATCATGAAAGTCGGACTCCCTTTTTGGGCTGCCATAGTAACTGTTCCGCTATTGATTGCCATCATTGGATTTACTACCGAAATTGTCATTCTCCGTCCAACCTACAAGCTCGGGCACTTATCACAAGTACTGCTTACATTTGGTCTCGCTTATATTTTCCACGATATTTTTTCGATTATATGGGGGAAAAATGTATTGTCTGTAAACCCTCCTGAAGCATTAAGCAATTCTGTCGAAATTTTTGGAAATGCGATTCCTTCGTACCGACTCGCGTTAATTATGATCGGCGCTGCCCTTGTTCTTTTACTATGGTATATCCAGGAAAAAACAAAGTGGGGTGCTGTCATTCGTGCTGGCTTGTCAGATAAGGAAATGGCCAGGGGATTAGGCGTGAATATTCATCTTGTCTTTACCTTTGTTTTTGTTTTCGGCAGTTTGTTGACTGGTTTAGGCGGTGTACTTGGTTCACCTATTTTAGGCACATATCCAGGAATGGAGTTTCAAATCCTCATTTTATCTCTCGTAGTTCTTGTCGTTGGCGGGCTTGGTTCCGTATCAGGAACTCTTTTAGCGAGTCTGCTCGTCGGATTTGTCGAAACATTCAGCCGCTACTTTGTACCAGAGATTAGTTTAATTATGACATTTGTATTAATGGCTCTCGTGCTCGTCGTTCGTCCACAGGGCCTTATTGGAAGGAGGATATAAATGAACAAAAGACTTCTGCAAGGGATGGTGTTATTCCTGATTATGATTTTTGTCCCGTTTTTTTTATCTCTTTATTATGTGAATATATTAACTGAAATTTTTATTTTAGGTATTTTTGCAGTGAGTTTAAATATTCTAGTTGGACAAACGGGACTTGTTTCTTTAGGACATGCCGCTTTCTTTGGGGCAGGTGGCTATGCTTCAGGACTTGTTGCAGCGAATTATAGTGCAAATGTATTTGTGACGATTGCCTGTGGGATGCTCTTAGCACTATTATTAGCGTTAATCATTGGATTCTTTTCCATCAAGGCCTATGGTTTTTACTTTTTAATGCTGACGCTCGCTTGTGCGCAAATTGTTTATTCGATTGTTTATCAGTGGACGGATGTTACAGGGGGATCAAATGGTTTATCGGGCATTCCAACGCCTGTTTTGTTTAGCGACATTCAGTTATCAAATCAAGTTTTCATCTACTATTTTATCCTCGTCGTTTTCAGTATTTTGTTGTTTGGAATAAACCGGTTGCTTCATTCCCCACTGGGATATGTATTCATTGGTATTAAAGAGAATGAGGAAAGAATGAAGTCGATTGGCTACAATACAGCTTTTTTTAAACATTTAAGCTTTATCCTTGCCGGTACACTTGGAGGACTTTCAGGAAGTTTATATGTGATGTTTAATGGCTTTATCTCACCGGCAGATGTTTACTGGACCATGTCGGGATCCGTGTTAATTATGGTTCTTATAGGCGGAGCTGGAACGTTATGGGGACCAGTCATTGGGGCAGCATTGATGGTTATAATGGAAACGATCATTAGTTCCTTTACGGAATACTGGATGATGATTATTGGAGCAATTTTTATCTTGTTTGTCATTTTTATACCTAATGGAATTGTAGGTATTTTTGACAAATTTAAGACAGCCATAATGAAATACCGAAAAGATGAATTGGAAGAATCTCTTTTAAAAACGATGAAGAAGCAAACGAAAATGGATGGATAGGTCGGTGAAAATCATGGATAAACCAATTGTTCTTTCACTAAACAATCTCTCGAAGTATTTTGGCGGATTAAAGGTAATTGAAGATATTTCGATGGAGGTAGTAGCTGGGGAACGCATTGGGTTAATTGGACCAAATGGTGCCGGGAAAACAACTTTATTCAATATGATTGCAGGAGATATAAAGCCAACCAGTGGAACCATTTCCTTTTTTGGAGAAGTGATCAATCGCATGCCTAATTATAAACGAACAAAGTCGGGAATTGTCCGCACCTTTCAAAAAAATAATTTAATGATGGGTTTAACGGTACAAGAGAATTTGCTGCTTGTTTTGCAGCGGATGAGAAATAAACATGTTCAATGGTGGAAACGGGCCAATAAGAAAAATTATTCGTCATTATTTACGGAAGCAGAAAACATCCTTTACGAATGGGGGCTAGCTGAATACAGCAACAGCAAGGTTCAGAATCTTTCGTATGGGGTACAGAGGCAGATTGAAATAATCATGGCAATTGCCGGCGAGCCTAAGCTGCTTTTACTTGATGAACCTACAGCTGGAATGTCCCAAGTGGAGACAGACCAGATTATTGGTTTAATTAGTAAATTACCTAAGGGAGTCACGATCATCATGATTGAACATGATATGGATGTATTATTTGGTAACATGGATCGTGTCGTTGTCTTGCATACCGGCAAACTGATTGCTGATGGCTCGCCGGAAGAGGTGAGAAATAATCCAGAGGTTAAGGAAATTTACATGGGAAAGGAAGATGTTATCCATGCTTAAATTAAAGGGGGTTCATAGTTATTACGGATCTAGCCATGTTTTACACGGGATTAACCTCGAAGTACAAAAGGGCAATGTTGTCACACTACTCGGGAGAAATGGAATGGGCAAAACGACAACGATTCATTCCATCATCGGGTTTATCAAGAAAAAACAAGGTGAGATCTTGTTTGAGGGAGAGAATATTATACAGCTTGAGAGCCACCAGATTGCTAGAAAAGGGATTGGAATTGTTCCACAAGGAAGAAGGATATTTGGGAATTTAACGGTAAAGGAAAATTTAACCGTATTCGCGAATCATAAAAATGGCGAGTGGAATCTTGAACGAATCTTCGAGTTATTCCCGCGTCTAAAAGAAAGAGAAAGATCATATGCTGGAAACTTAAGCGGTGGAGAGCAATCCATGCTTTCAATTGGCAGAGCGTTAATGCGAAATCCAAAGATCCTACTCTTTGATGAACCGACAGAAGGTCTTTCCCCTTTAATGGTAGGAGAAGTGATGGAGATACTGTTAAAATTGAAAGCTAGCGGCATGTCGATGCTTTTAGTCGAGCAAAATATCTCAACCGCTTTGAGCATTGCAGATGATGTTTATATTTTAAGCAAGGGGAAGGTCGTTTATCATAATCGCCCTGATGAATTAAAGAAGAATATGGATATCGCCTATCATCATCTCGCTTTAAGTAGTTAAAAAGAACGGTAGAAATTGACGAAAATGCTGCTCTTTATTTGTTTACAATTTTTATGTATATGTAAAGAAGCTTCTTATTGATTCATTCAAGGAAAAGTGCCACTGGCGTCACAAAATTGTGGTCCTTTTCCTTTTTTTATTTTGACAAGTTGTGCCATAATAAGGAGGAATGAAGGTTTAGGAGGGGACAAAGGGCTGTATGTTTACAATACATCAATTGCGATATCAAGATATTTTGCATATTGAAATAATGGAAATAAAGTCAGAAGAAATTACATGCATTATTGGTGAAAGTGGTTCCGGAAAAAGCACCTTTTTAAAACTATTGAATCAAATGATTTCTCAAGATTCAGGAGACATTTACTATAAATCTCGTCCCATTCAAGAGTATAATCCGATCTTATTACGTAGAGAGGTGGCTATGCTTAGCCAACAGCCTGTCATTTTTGAAGGTACGATGAAAGATAATTTATTAATAGGGTGTAAATTTGCAGAAAAATCATTTCCGTCAGATGAAGACATTACAGAGGCATTAAAAATTGTTCATTTAGATAAGTCATTGAACGATGATCCGAATCAATTTTCAGGTGGAGAAAAACAGCGGCTTGCACTGGCCCGTCTATTACTACTTGATCCTCCCGTGTTATTACTTGATGAACCGACTTCTGCTCTCGATCAAGAGACGGAAGATTTCGTCATGTCAAACGTGCTTCATTATGCCAAAAGGCGAAAAAAAACGGTTGTCATGGTTACCCATTCATTAAATGCTGCGGAAAAATATGCAGATACAATCATTGAAATCGAAAAGAAAAGGATCGTAGGAGGTTTATATGAATAGCAGTACGATTGATATTGAATTATGGAGGTTGGCTTGCGCCTACATCTTTATTTTATTATTGCTAGTATTTGTAAAATGGCGAGGGATGAAGCGGGAAAAAAAGATATGGATCGCCACAATTAGAATGACGATTCAATTAATTTTAGTCGGTTATATTTTAACTTATATTTTTGAAAGACCTCATCCTATGCTAACGATTTTCGTTATTCTCGTTATGGAGACGTTTGCGATTTATAATATTTATAAACAAATTCATATGCCGATTCACAAGAAGCTTAAACAAATTATTGCTTTTTCGATGTTTTCTGGCTCCATCATCACTTTGCTATATTTTAATTTTATTGTCATACATTTTAAACCTTGGTATAATCCGCAATATTTTATTCCGATTGCTGGAATGATTATTGGCAATTCGATGACAGGCATTACACTAGGAATGAAGACTTTGCTGGAAGGCTTTTATCATCAAAAAAATACCATTGAAGGGGCTTTAATGTTAGGGGCTAAGCCGGATGTCGCAACGAAATCGATTATTAATTCCTCTTTTGATGCAGCCATCTTACCTACCATTAATAGTATGGTTGGCATGGGAATCGTTTTCTTACCTGGAATGATGACAGGACAAATTCTTTCTGGGACAAGTCCACTCATTGCGATTGAATACCAAATTGCTGTATTACTTGGGATCGCAGGTAGTGTGGGGATCACGGTTTTTTTAGCCTTGCACTTAGGATATCGAACATTTTTTAATGAACGTGTACAGCTTATCTATTCATCTGAAAGAAATCTTTCGTAAAACGCTTTAGAACGAAAATGGTCTAAAGCGTTTTTTATTTCAAAGAAATGAGAAGGAATCGAGTGAATGTAAGCGAATACAATTAATATATTTATTACTAGTTTGAAAATATAATATGTATTATGTTTAGGGGGAATGGGAATGAGTGTAGAAAAGCTTGAAGGGAAGTTATTATGGGAGCCATCAATGTTGTTTAAAGAGAAATCAAATATGAAACAATTTATGAATTGGCTTACAGAACAACGCGGTCAAACATTTGAAACTTACCATGACCTATGGAAATGGTCCGTGACCAATATAGAAGGTTTTTGGTCAGCGTTATGGCATTATTTCGACATAAAAGCTTATACACCATATGAACAAGTGATCAAGGGGCGGAAAATGCCAGGGACGAAATGGTTTCCGGGTGCTACATTAAACTATGCTGAACATATTTTTCGGAACCTTCGTCCTTCTGATCAAGCGGTCATTTATGAATCAGAGCTAAGGTCAAAAAATTTCATCACATGGGATGAGCTGAACAAACAAACGGCTGCTGTCGCTCATTATTTAAAATCGATTGGAGTAAAAAGTGGAGACAGAGTTGTTGCCTTTGCTTCCAATATTCATGAAACGGTTATTGCCTTTTTAGCAAGTGCCAGCATTGGCGCTATATGGTCTAGTTGCTCTCCAGAATTTGGAATACAAAGTGTCATTGATCGATTTAAACAAATTGAACCAAAAGTGTTATTTGCTGTGGATGGTTACCGCTATGGCGGGAAAGATTTTCAAAGGGTTCATTTAGTTAAACAAATACAAGATCAATTGCCGTCTTTAGAACACACCATCGTCATCCCTTATTTAAATTCTTCTCCTTCCTTACAAGATTTATATAATGTCACAACATGGGACGAAATCATCCAACAGCATCATGGACATCCTTTAACATTTGAGCCTGTGCCATTTGATCATCCTCTTTGGATATTATATTCATCTGGTACGACTGGAAAACCAAAGGCGATTGTACAAAGTCAAGGTGGGATTCTTTTAGAGCACTTGAAACTTGGAGTACTTCATATAGATTTAAAGAAAAACGACCGTTTCTTTTGGTATACAACGACTGGCTGGATGATGTGGAATGTTGTCGTAAGCGGTTTGTTAGCTGGTGCGACGATCCTTTTATATGATGGAAACCCTAACTATCCCAATCAGGAAGTGCTTTGGAAATTTGCTGAAGAGACAAGCATGACGGTTTTTGGCACAAGCGCTAGTTATTTAAATGCTTGTATGAAAGCAGGTATTAAACCGGGGGAAACGTTTAATCTACAGTATTTAAAAAGCATAGGCTCTACAGGTTCACCTTTGCCAGCCAGCGGATTTGAATGGGTATATACGAATGTAAAAAAAGATATTTGGTTATTTTCGACAAGCGGCGGTACAGATTTATGTACAGCATTCGTAGGGGGCTCCCCGCTTTTGCCTGTTCATGCTGGACAATTACAAGCACGAGCTCTAGGTGCTTCTATCAAAGCATTTAATGAGAACGGAAAAGAAGTAATCGATGAAATAGGGGAGCTTGTGATCACAAAACCGATGCCTTCTATGCCTCTTTATTTCTGGAATGATGAGGATGGAACTCGCTATTATCATAGTTATTTTGACATTTATCCAGGTATTTGGCGACATGGAGATTTTATCAAGATTACTGAAAAAGGAAGCGCTATAATCTATGGACGTTCAGATGCAACGATCAATCGCGGTGGAATTCGCATGGGAACAAGCGAAATTTATAGTGCGATTGAAAATATACCAGTCGTATTGGATAGTCTTGTTGTCGATATTCCAAGAGCAAACGAAGAATCATATATGCCATTGTTTGTCGTATTAAAAGAAGGAGAACAATTGACAGATGACATTAAAGCTAAAATAAAAAAGAACATTCGAGAAAATTGTTCACCAAGACATGTACCAAATGAAATAATCCAAGTTAAAGATCTTCCGAAGACGTTAAACGGGAAGAAATTAGAGGTGCCGATAAAGAAAATATTAATGGGTACACCTGTTGATAAAGCGGTCAACTTTGGATCGTTAAGCAATCCCGATGCGTTACAGTTTTTCGTAGAGTTCCATAAAACATTAGTTAATAAATGCTAAAAAAAGCTGCTAATTTATGGGCAGCTTTTTAAACACCAAATAGAAATTTCAATGGTGTTTGTACATTAGTACAATAAATTTTAAAGGAGTATCGCTTCTTTTTACGAATATGTTAGTAGTCAAAAAGAGAAGGGGATGGTAGAAGCAATGAGTCTGTTAAGCAACTTGAAAATATTAGATTTCTCTACATTACTACCTGGCCCGTTTGCAACATTGCTATTAGCAGATTTAGGGGCTGAAGTTCTTCGTGTAGAAAGACCTACAAATGAAAAGGCATCCACGGTCAATAACTATTTAAACCGTTCAAAAAAATCAATTGCATTAGACTTAAAACAAGAAGAATCTATTGAGATCGTAAAGGAGCTCATTAAAGAGTATGATATTATCCTTGAGCAGTTCCGACCTGGAGTTATGAAGCGGTTAGGCTTAGGATATGAAGAACTGAAAACGGTTAATCCGCGACTGATTTATTGTTCGATTACAGGGTTCGGGCAAACAGGACCTTTAAAAGATCGTCCTGGTCATGATATTAATTATCTTTCCATTTCAGGAATATCAAGCTATTCTGGAACGAAAGAAGGTGGACCTGCGAATCAATCAACACAAATTGCTGATATAACTGGAGGATCCTTACATGCGGTGATCGGGATTTTATCAGCTGTCATATATCGCGAGCGAACAGGGGTAGGGCAAGCCATTGATATTAGTATGACAGATTGCTCTTTTAGTTTGAATGCGTTTAGTGCTCCAACATATTTAACAGAAGGTGTCAATCCTGAGCCTGAAAAATTGATGTTAAATGGAGGAACCTTTTATGGTTATTATCAAA
This window harbors:
- a CDS encoding AGCS family alanine or glycine:cation symporter (product_source=KO:K03310; cog=COG1115; ko=KO:K03310; pfam=PF01235; tigrfam=TIGR00835; transmembrane_helix_parts=Outside_1_14,TMhelix_15_33,Inside_34_78,TMhelix_79_101,Outside_102_140,TMhelix_141_163,Inside_164_175,TMhelix_176_198,Outside_199_207,TMhelix_208_230,Inside_231_296,TMhelix_297_319,Outside_320_338,TMhelix_339_361,Inside_362_380,TMhelix_381_403,Outside_404_407,TMhelix_408_430,Inside_431_469) — translated: MSWLQSIVSFGNNILWSYILIYMLIGLGIFFTIQSKFVQFRHFGEMFRLIAERQNRNQKGISSLQAFFVSAASRVGTGNLAGVALAIALGGPGAVFWMWMIAMIGMASSFVESTLAQVYKVKDGENFRGGPAYYMEKALNARWLGIIFAVLITLCFGLIFNSVQANTIAAAFEEAFSINKSVMAILLAILTAVIIFGGIQRIAKAAQMIVPVMASIYILVALVVVIMNISELPSIIALIVKSAFGLEEVAGGSMGAALLYGLKRGLFSNEAGMGSVPNAAATANVSHPAKQGFIQSLGVFFDTIIICSATAFIILLFDVTPDQQLSGIQLTQAALASHIGSWATVFVAIAIFLFAFSSIIGNYYYGETNIEFIRESKIWLFLYRLVVVGMVVFGSLSSIQIVWDLADLFMGFMAVINLFVITILSKIAIQVLQDYVKQRKEGKDPVFKASHIKGLKNIDVWEEKSETIS
- a CDS encoding ABC-type branched-subunit amino acid transport system substrate-binding protein (product_source=COG0683; cleavage_site_network=SignalP-noTM; cog=COG0683; transmembrane_helix_parts=Inside_1_6,TMhelix_7_29,Outside_30_81); the protein is MKNFKKSWIIVFILMFLLSACSGGAINTATSDEKKEEKELIKIGALLPTTGVYASLGENLLNGMNLYFEENNWEVAGKKLK
- a CDS encoding branched-chain amino acid transport system substrate-binding protein (product_source=KO:K01999; cath_funfam=3.40.50.2300; cog=COG0683; ko=KO:K01999; pfam=PF13458; superfamily=53822), giving the protein MGGSWEKIEIIHEDSEADPQVSLRKLRKLMNQDKIEILTGPVSTAVAYAIRDEVDKKKLPFLVSHAGGNDLIRSKRSDYIWRSSFSSWQIGHSMGEWAFENVGKKMYLTAADYAFGHEVVKAFKEAFTKAGGEIVDEVYPPLGNNDYSSYLAKMNRDDIDGVYAFFAGSDAVRFVQQYEQYGLKGKIPLIGSGWLVAEDVRMQQGTSGEGIKSTMFWDYHLNTEENKKFVEAYEKKYGQRPSIESLEGYDAAMIIAKAIEAVNGEVSDPVKVVEAISEVEITSPRGPIKFDKETHNIIQDMYIVETIIENGSTENKVIDTIREVADPGE
- a CDS encoding branched-chain amino acid transport system permease protein (product_source=KO:K01997; cog=COG0559; ko=KO:K01997; pfam=PF02653; superfamily=81540; transmembrane_helix_parts=Inside_1_12,TMhelix_13_35,Outside_36_60,TMhelix_61_83,Inside_84_95,TMhelix_96_115,Outside_116_136,TMhelix_137_159,Inside_160_185,TMhelix_186_208,Outside_209_227,TMhelix_228_250,Inside_251_256,TMhelix_257_279,Outside_280_287), which gives rise to MDTLFLQMMNALSYGFLLFIITCGITIVFGILGVLNLAHGSLYLLASYIGYSMIMKVGLPFWAAIVTVPLLIAIIGFTTEIVILRPTYKLGHLSQVLLTFGLAYIFHDIFSIIWGKNVLSVNPPEALSNSVEIFGNAIPSYRLALIMIGAALVLLLWYIQEKTKWGAVIRAGLSDKEMARGLGVNIHLVFTFVFVFGSLLTGLGGVLGSPILGTYPGMEFQILILSLVVLVVGGLGSVSGTLLASLLVGFVETFSRYFVPEISLIMTFVLMALVLVVRPQGLIGRRI
- a CDS encoding branched-chain amino acid transport system permease protein (product_source=KO:K01998; cog=COG4177; ko=KO:K01998; pfam=PF02653; transmembrane_helix_parts=Outside_1_4,TMhelix_5_27,Inside_28_33,TMhelix_34_56,Outside_57_78,TMhelix_79_101,Inside_102_105,TMhelix_106_128,Outside_129_154,TMhelix_155_177,Inside_178_202,TMhelix_203_225,Outside_226_244,TMhelix_245_267,Inside_268_279,TMhelix_280_302,Outside_303_333) — its product is MNKRLLQGMVLFLIMIFVPFFLSLYYVNILTEIFILGIFAVSLNILVGQTGLVSLGHAAFFGAGGYASGLVAANYSANVFVTIACGMLLALLLALIIGFFSIKAYGFYFLMLTLACAQIVYSIVYQWTDVTGGSNGLSGIPTPVLFSDIQLSNQVFIYYFILVVFSILLFGINRLLHSPLGYVFIGIKENEERMKSIGYNTAFFKHLSFILAGTLGGLSGSLYVMFNGFISPADVYWTMSGSVLIMVLIGGAGTLWGPVIGAALMVIMETIISSFTEYWMMIIGAIFILFVIFIPNGIVGIFDKFKTAIMKYRKDELEESLLKTMKKQTKMDG
- a CDS encoding branched-chain amino acid transport system ATP-binding protein (product_source=KO:K01995; cath_funfam=3.40.50.300; cog=COG0411; ko=KO:K01995; pfam=PF00005,PF12399; smart=SM00382; superfamily=52540); this translates as MDKPIVLSLNNLSKYFGGLKVIEDISMEVVAGERIGLIGPNGAGKTTLFNMIAGDIKPTSGTISFFGEVINRMPNYKRTKSGIVRTFQKNNLMMGLTVQENLLLVLQRMRNKHVQWWKRANKKNYSSLFTEAENILYEWGLAEYSNSKVQNLSYGVQRQIEIIMAIAGEPKLLLLDEPTAGMSQVETDQIIGLISKLPKGVTIIMIEHDMDVLFGNMDRVVVLHTGKLIADGSPEEVRNNPEVKEIYMGKEDVIHA
- a CDS encoding branched-chain amino acid transport system ATP-binding protein (product_source=KO:K01996; cath_funfam=3.40.50.300; cog=COG0410; ko=KO:K01996; pfam=PF00005; smart=SM00382; superfamily=52540); its protein translation is MLKLKGVHSYYGSSHVLHGINLEVQKGNVVTLLGRNGMGKTTTIHSIIGFIKKKQGEILFEGENIIQLESHQIARKGIGIVPQGRRIFGNLTVKENLTVFANHKNGEWNLERIFELFPRLKERERSYAGNLSGGEQSMLSIGRALMRNPKILLFDEPTEGLSPLMVGEVMEILLKLKASGMSMLLVEQNISTALSIADDVYILSKGKVVYHNRPDELKKNMDIAYHHLALSS